A genomic window from Paenibacillus sp. FSL K6-0276 includes:
- the sdaAA gene encoding L-serine ammonia-lyase, iron-sulfur-dependent, subunit alpha, with protein sequence MNFQTLSELAVLCEERGLTIGALMLEEQSAESGRSSEHEFSTMREYYEVMKEAVHRGMNEDTTSRSGLTGMDAQRVGAYNAADEPCLGGPAGQAMAYALAVSEVNASMGRIIATPTAGSCGIIPGVFLSCQERFGWDDDYMVSGLFAAGAIGYVIANNSFVSGAEGGCQAEVGSAIGMAAGALTELRGGTPAQAVHAVGLALKNTLGLICDPVGGLVEIPCIVRNGFGAVTALAAADMALAGVRSVIPSDEVIKVMLEVGSAMPEKHRETAGGGLAQTPTGRKIMQDLRKKK encoded by the coding sequence ATGAATTTTCAAACACTTAGCGAGCTGGCTGTATTGTGTGAGGAACGCGGCCTTACGATTGGAGCACTAATGCTCGAAGAGCAAAGCGCGGAATCTGGGCGTTCCAGTGAACATGAATTTTCCACGATGCGTGAATATTATGAAGTGATGAAAGAGGCTGTTCATCGCGGGATGAATGAAGATACAACTTCGCGTAGCGGCCTCACGGGAATGGATGCCCAGCGTGTAGGCGCATATAACGCAGCTGATGAGCCGTGCCTGGGTGGACCCGCAGGTCAAGCTATGGCTTACGCGCTGGCTGTATCCGAGGTGAATGCTTCTATGGGCCGGATCATTGCGACGCCTACTGCTGGTTCATGCGGGATTATTCCAGGTGTATTCCTCAGTTGTCAGGAACGATTTGGCTGGGATGATGACTATATGGTATCAGGGTTGTTCGCTGCCGGGGCAATCGGTTATGTCATCGCCAATAATTCGTTTGTATCGGGTGCGGAAGGTGGCTGTCAAGCCGAGGTGGGTTCAGCCATCGGGATGGCCGCCGGTGCTTTAACCGAGCTACGCGGAGGAACGCCTGCACAAGCAGTGCATGCTGTCGGACTGGCGCTTAAGAACACATTAGGTCTGATTTGTGATCCGGTTGGAGGACTTGTAGAGATTCCATGTATTGTTAGAAACGGATTCGGTGCAGTTACCGCACTCGCAGCCGCAGATATGGCACTGGCTGGTGTTCGAAGTGTTATTCCTTCAGACGAAGTCATAAAGGTCATGCTTGAGGTAGGCTCAGCTATGCCAGAGAAACACCGCGAGACCGCAGGAGGCGGTTTAGCACAGACACCTACCGGTCGTAAAATCATGCAGGATTTACGCAAAAAGAAGTAA
- a CDS encoding YwbE family protein, whose product MNGQVRADIRPGLEVDIVLKQDQPTGKLTHGTVKDILTNSPRHPHGIKVRLTSGQVGRVKNITGN is encoded by the coding sequence ATGAACGGACAAGTAAGAGCGGATATTCGTCCTGGGCTTGAAGTGGATATTGTGCTTAAGCAGGATCAACCTACAGGCAAGCTAACACACGGTACGGTGAAAGATATTCTCACGAACTCACCTCGTCATCCGCATGGCATTAAGGTCAGATTGACTAGCGGACAGGTAGGACGAGTTAAGAATATTACAGGGAACTAA
- a CDS encoding HNH endonuclease signature motif containing protein, which translates to MNDTDLLSNKQCAYCHKQKPLSEFRRRTGKRSKGQSRRGACRECRKQRETLNIKLTANPLLVKLDTIQTHQHSLLERSKEGKPPSASASSGQSNPNRRVRGLEQRKKHPHSQGTKLNPEDLTQLIPSAKGMILMRGHSDKGRRWHQEIDLELAITLVREHAAIVVNRRTIRRLYSNKDFRAYILARDNYICYFCGAYGDTIDHLLPRAKGGHTTPDNCVCACTLCNQTKADKSVEDFMGRM; encoded by the coding sequence ATGAACGATACCGATCTTCTATCTAACAAACAGTGTGCTTATTGCCACAAGCAGAAGCCGCTCTCTGAATTTCGCAGACGTACAGGCAAACGTTCCAAGGGGCAGTCACGCCGTGGTGCCTGCCGTGAGTGTCGGAAGCAACGGGAAACACTAAATATAAAGCTCACAGCAAACCCCTTACTGGTGAAGCTTGATACGATCCAAACCCATCAGCACTCTCTACTAGAACGCTCCAAAGAGGGAAAGCCGCCTTCCGCTTCTGCTTCTTCAGGACAATCCAATCCGAACCGCCGCGTACGAGGTTTGGAGCAGCGAAAAAAACATCCACATTCTCAAGGCACGAAGCTAAATCCTGAAGATCTAACCCAATTGATTCCTTCTGCCAAAGGGATGATTCTAATGCGTGGACATAGCGATAAGGGACGGCGCTGGCATCAGGAGATCGATCTAGAGCTTGCGATTACTCTAGTCAGGGAACATGCCGCTATCGTTGTGAACCGCCGAACCATAAGGCGATTGTATAGCAATAAGGATTTTCGCGCTTATATACTAGCCAGAGACAACTACATCTGCTACTTCTGCGGCGCTTATGGGGACACTATTGATCATTTACTACCTCGTGCTAAAGGCGGCCATACAACCCCAGATAATTGCGTCTGCGCTTGCACGTTATGTAATCAGACCAAAGCCGATAAATCTGTTGAGGATTTTATGGGTCGAATGTAA
- a CDS encoding LacI family DNA-binding transcriptional regulator: MTTIYDIAKRTGYSPTTVSKAFNNYSDVREKTRQEIFRVAQEMGYLPNSHARTLTTKKSWTIGVLFVENTGFGIRHPFFSAVIESFKKVAVEKGYALMFISKDVGGKQSGYLENCRIRGVDGVVVFLSDYEDPYFRELLESDIPTVIVDFETSETHTVCSDNTAGAQLAVEYLASLGHRKIAHISGGMNTFPGKMRELGYKTAMKQRGFKVPKPYVVNGAFYSRESGYNAMLQLLKLPERPTAVFASGDLLALGAIRAAKDSGLSVPMDISVMGYDDIDLAEYVTPALTTVRQDTELLGSRAADILLASIEGKVLDKEAILVPVEVVERESCAPPVSAN, translated from the coding sequence TTGACAACGATATACGATATTGCTAAAAGAACCGGTTACTCTCCAACAACGGTATCCAAGGCGTTTAATAATTATTCCGATGTACGGGAGAAGACTCGCCAGGAAATATTCCGGGTTGCCCAAGAAATGGGATATTTGCCGAATTCCCATGCCCGCACACTGACCACTAAGAAATCATGGACCATCGGTGTGCTGTTCGTAGAGAATACGGGATTTGGTATTCGCCATCCTTTTTTTAGCGCTGTGATTGAGAGCTTTAAGAAGGTTGCCGTGGAAAAGGGTTATGCCCTCATGTTTATCTCCAAAGATGTCGGCGGTAAGCAAAGTGGTTATTTAGAGAATTGCAGAATTCGTGGCGTAGATGGCGTTGTTGTCTTCTTGTCCGATTATGAGGATCCGTATTTCCGTGAACTACTTGAAAGTGATATTCCTACGGTTATTGTGGATTTTGAGACTTCTGAGACGCATACGGTTTGTTCGGATAATACAGCTGGGGCACAGCTGGCGGTGGAGTATCTAGCCTCTTTGGGGCATCGAAAGATTGCTCATATATCCGGAGGTATGAATACATTTCCAGGTAAAATGCGGGAGCTAGGTTACAAGACCGCTATGAAGCAGCGAGGCTTTAAAGTGCCCAAACCCTATGTTGTAAACGGAGCCTTTTATTCTCGAGAAAGCGGCTATAACGCGATGCTGCAGCTTCTTAAGCTGCCTGAACGTCCAACCGCCGTCTTTGCTTCGGGTGACTTACTAGCCTTAGGGGCTATTAGGGCAGCCAAAGATAGTGGACTTTCCGTACCAATGGATATTTCAGTTATGGGTTACGATGACATCGATCTGGCCGAGTATGTTACACCTGCATTGACAACGGTGCGTCAGGATACGGAACTTCTTGGAAGCCGAGCTGCAGACATTCTGTTAGCGTCAATTGAAGGGAAAGTGTTAGATAAGGAAGCGATTTTAGTTCCGGTGGAAGTGGTTGAACGGGAATCCTGTGCACCTCCGGTTAGCGCAAATTAG
- a CDS encoding glycoside hydrolase family 30 protein, translating into MAKVQTVVTAKDTGERLTPKDVIVFSERVGSGSADVELKPEQEFQKMIGFGGAFTEAAAYTLSRLSTEKRAEVIHRYFHPVEGLGYSMGRVHIHSCDFALGNYTYVADHDTELATFDISHDHKWVLPLIKDAMEVRGGPFTMLASPWSPPAWMKTNGEMNNGGSLKPEYAEVWARYYTKFIEAYGKEGVPIWAVSVQNEPAAVQVWDSCIYSAEEERDFVKNHLGPVMHQTGHSDVNIVIWDHNRDIMVERASAVLSDPEAAQYVWGTGIHWYGGEEFDKVEKVHDLFPDKHLLFTEGCQEGGVKLGEWFTGERYGRNMIGDLNAWTEGYLDWNLVLDETGGPNHVGNLCDAPIIADTTTDELHYNSSYYYIGHFSKFIAPGAVRIGLTSEAEGVLSTAFRNPDGSIAVVLMNESEEVRSVTLGMGEEIASCELSPHSIVTHLIS; encoded by the coding sequence ATGGCAAAGGTTCAAACTGTAGTAACTGCAAAAGATACAGGGGAACGCTTAACTCCGAAAGATGTAATTGTTTTTAGCGAAAGAGTAGGATCTGGGTCTGCCGATGTGGAGCTTAAGCCAGAGCAGGAGTTTCAAAAGATGATTGGATTTGGCGGCGCTTTCACGGAGGCTGCAGCTTATACCTTGTCACGTCTGAGTACCGAGAAACGGGCAGAGGTCATTCATCGCTACTTCCATCCTGTAGAGGGATTAGGTTATAGCATGGGACGTGTTCATATTCACAGCTGTGATTTTGCTCTCGGAAATTATACGTATGTTGCTGATCATGATACAGAGCTGGCTACTTTTGATATCTCTCATGATCACAAGTGGGTACTTCCGCTGATTAAAGACGCCATGGAAGTAAGAGGCGGTCCATTTACGATGTTGGCCTCTCCTTGGAGTCCTCCGGCATGGATGAAAACAAATGGAGAAATGAATAACGGTGGATCACTAAAGCCGGAATACGCGGAAGTTTGGGCACGCTACTATACGAAGTTCATTGAAGCTTATGGGAAAGAGGGAGTACCGATTTGGGCGGTTTCCGTGCAGAATGAGCCGGCTGCCGTTCAGGTCTGGGATTCTTGTATTTATAGTGCGGAAGAGGAACGGGATTTTGTTAAAAATCATCTTGGACCGGTAATGCATCAGACCGGCCATTCGGATGTGAACATTGTAATCTGGGATCATAACCGCGATATTATGGTTGAACGTGCCTCGGCAGTATTATCTGATCCTGAAGCTGCACAGTATGTATGGGGTACAGGTATTCACTGGTACGGTGGTGAGGAGTTCGACAAGGTAGAAAAGGTACATGATTTATTTCCTGATAAACATCTATTGTTCACAGAGGGTTGCCAAGAGGGCGGCGTTAAGCTAGGTGAATGGTTTACGGGTGAACGTTACGGAAGGAATATGATTGGCGATCTCAATGCGTGGACAGAAGGATATCTGGACTGGAACCTGGTACTGGATGAGACTGGGGGTCCCAATCATGTAGGCAATCTCTGCGATGCGCCGATCATTGCAGATACGACAACTGACGAGCTGCACTATAACAGTTCCTATTATTATATCGGGCATTTCAGTAAATTTATCGCACCAGGTGCGGTACGGATCGGACTTACGTCTGAAGCTGAAGGGGTTCTATCTACAGCATTCCGTAATCCGGACGGCAGTATTGCTGTCGTACTGATGAATGAAAGTGAAGAGGTACGTAGTGTAACACTAGGAATGGGTGAAGAGATTGCCAGCTGCGAGCTATCGCCTCATTCTATCGTAACGCATCTGATTTCATAA